The Candidatus Neomarinimicrobiota bacterium genome has a window encoding:
- a CDS encoding class II aldolase/adducin family protein, translating to MAEIYSGPKFQTIFKARQRVTDERLPELSAWCRRFSEYGLAPAAGQAHAGNMSIRSGQGFIITAAGADLGNMQADDYGQVLEMDVERRRVIAIGLKEPSSETIMHSSIYERRPEINAVFHGHDPLVLQYGSDLNLPISAREQPYGTLELVGEVQKVLGRHYYIVLRGHGFLALGETMDRAGNEALRYHDAALALFRSAAQ from the coding sequence ATGGCTGAGATATACTCAGGTCCCAAATTCCAGACGATTTTCAAGGCTCGCCAGCGCGTAACGGATGAGCGGCTACCGGAATTATCGGCCTGGTGCCGCCGGTTCTCCGAATACGGTCTGGCACCGGCAGCCGGGCAGGCCCACGCCGGAAACATGAGTATCAGAAGCGGGCAGGGTTTTATCATCACCGCCGCCGGTGCTGATCTGGGGAATATGCAGGCGGATGACTACGGGCAGGTCCTGGAAATGGACGTTGAGCGCAGGCGAGTCATTGCCATCGGGCTGAAGGAGCCCTCATCGGAGACTATTATGCATTCCAGCATCTACGAGCGCCGACCGGAGATAAATGCCGTTTTCCACGGCCACGATCCGTTAGTCCTGCAGTATGGTAGCGATTTAAATCTGCCGATTAGCGCGCGTGAGCAACCGTATGGCACGCTGGAGCTGGTGGGAGAAGTCCAGAAGGTGCTCGGAAGGCACTATTATATCGTGCTTCGGGGCCATGGCTTCCTGGCATTGGGAGAGACGATGGACCGGGCCGGAAACGAGGCCCTGCGCTATCACGATGCCGCCCTGGCGCTATTCCGGTCAGCGGCGCAGTAG